AATCCTGGTCGTGGACGATGAACCTCTGCAACTGGATGTTGCCGGCCGCATGCTGAAGGTGCTGGGCTATGATGTTGAATGTGTCGATTCCGGGGAAAAGGCGATAGAGTATCTCCGGGAAAACCGTGTGGACCTGGTCCTGCTGGATATGCTCATGCATCCCGGTATGAACGGCCGCCAGACCTACGAACGCATCATCGAAATCCATCCAAACCAGAAGGCCATTATAGCCAGTGGATTCTCCGAGAACGAAGAGGTTTATCGCGCGCAGCAACTCGGCGCCCGCGGGTTTCTCAAAAAACCCTACTCAATGGAGGGACTCGGAAGAATCGTTAAAAAAGAAATGAGCGATTGAAAATAGTATGTTCCTCTTCGAGAACACACTCCCGGAATGGTCGGATTCCGGCGAGTCTCTCGGCAGAGCCGGAGTTTACCTGAAAGAAATCAGGAGAATGTAAAATGCGATTCAAGGCTGGCGTAGTAATATCAATGGGTCTCGTTTTTCTGAACTTAGTTGCTCCAACATGTCTCATCGCAGAAGGTGTTGCAGGAAAAGATACCGGCAATAAGCGTATGACAATGACTCAGGCCGTACTCCTTGGAGCTGTCGAAGGTCTGACGGAGTACCTGCCTGTGAGCTCCACGGGACACCTCCTGGTCGCAGAAAGACTCATGGGACTGGAAAAGGAAAGCACCTCTCCCACCTTAGACGATAAACGCTCGAAGACCGCTGCGGATGCCTATACGATCTGTATTCAAGCTGGAGCCATTCTTGCCGTAGTTTGGCTGTATTTCGGCCGCATAAAACAGATTGGCCGAGGCATTTTGGGGCAAGATAGAGAGGGGCTGGTGATGATGATCAATGTGGTCGCCGCGTTCCTGCCTGCGGCTATCGTTGGACTGTTGTTTAATAACGCCATAAAGACACATCTCTTCGGTATCTGGCCTGTAATTTCTGCCTGGTTTTTGGGGGGGCTGGCAATCCTCGTGGTTGTTCACTTCAATGGTGGGAGTGGAAAGTCGATGAGGGCTGGAAGAACGCTCGATCAACTGAGAATCAAAATGGCTCTCATCATTGGTTTTGTACAATGCATCGCCATGTGGCCGGGTGTGAGCAGAAGCCTCGTGACCATAGTCGGAGGGATATTGGTGGGTCTCTCTTTACCTGCCGCCGTTGAGTTCAGTTTTCTCTTAGGTCTCTTAACACTCGGCGCTGCTACAGGCTATGATTTTTTGAAACACGGTCAGCTCATGCTGCAGACCTTTGACGGTCTCTCTCTTCTTATCGGTCTCCTCTCTGCATTTCTCTTCGCTGTATTCTCCATCAAGTGGATGGTTGGGTATCTGAGCCGGCACAGTTTGGCGATCTTTGGTTACTACAGAGTCCTTGCTGCAATTGCCGGGGCAGCATTGCTCCTCACCTAATGGTGCTCATGGGTGCCCTCCGGGGTGATGAAAACAAACGAAATATAGAATCGAAACGAGGTGATTGGTTTTTCCGGTTTTTATACTCTGAAAGGGCATAAAAACCGGATCAAGCCATATTATCCATAGGGGCTGATTTTCATCTGCCCAGGAAGGGGCTTTTCTCTTCCCGCGTCGTCATGATAGGATTTGTTGGCCCATCGAAAGGAGCCGGTTCGCAGGCACGTTTACTCCTTCTCACAACGCCCGGGTCCGAACAGGAAAAAAATTCGGATCCTAAGGTTTCTCCTGGTCGAAAAGCTTTCCTGCGTCAAGCTGCTCAAAATTGCAGAAATCCTTCTTCGGCAAGGGATCCGACCTATTTGAGCATCATCATTTCAGCGTCCTTCATCATCTTCTCGCCATCTTCCATCATGGTATAGCCGTTGGATTTTTCACTTTCCTTGAGTATTTTCTTTTCGGAGATGTCATGCATCATCTTTTTCTTGCCGTCAGCCATCATTTTGCTGCCGTCCATCATCTTCTTCTTGCCTTCGGCTGCCTTCTGGCTTTGAATCATTTTGTCCCCTTCGGCCACCATGTCGTACCCATCGGACATCATGCGTTCACCTTTCAGAGCCTCTCCTTCTTTTATTTTTCCATGCTTGACAAGGTCATCCTTCATCATTTTCTTGCCGTCCATCATTTTCTTGGCGCCGTCCATCATTTCAACTCTACCCTGAACCGGCTTTTCCACCCCGAGCATTTCCTGGGCGCCTTCTTTTACCCCTTCTTTGATCACCTCCTTCATCGGCATTTGAGCTAGTGCAAGTCCCGAAGCCGTCAAAAGAAAAAGCCCGATTACCAGAGATACAGCAAATTTTGTTATACTCATTGTCGTCTCCTTTGATTTGCTGATGACAAGAAAATCTTGCGGATACAAAGACTTGGAATTCAATATTCCTGAACCCATTCAATTCACCACGGAAACCACCTCCCTTCGATGAAATTCAATGAGACAAGTCGGCATTGTAAATGGAGGGATCTATAATATTTATTTTGGCAGTATGATTTCGATACATACGAAAAAGCTAGATTCGATAGCTTCCGAAGTCAAGAAGGGAAGGTCCACTCATTACAACCTCCATATCCCTGGAGACCGGTTGCAGATTTTGATCTGCCGGTTTCCTGTATGGCGGTGAAAGTCAAAAAGGAAGGGAAATAGTGAGGAGAAGGCATCCCGATTTGTCAATGGAGACATCGATTTCGCCTCCGTGCTTGCTGACGAGTATTTTCGAGAAGGGAAGGTCCGCCGTGTGGTATCCTGTCTTGAAGGTGGTAAAGGGATAGAAGAAGTGCTCTACGTCGTCTTTCGACAGGTGTTCGACGGGATAGTGCATTTTTAGGAAGAAGGATTCTTTGTTCCAGTTGGTCGAAAGGGAAAGAGCGGCATTTTGCGGCATCTGATTCAAGGCGTTTTTGATCAGGGTTTCCAGGACGCGTTCCATTTGCGGACGGTCAATGGAAATATCAGGGATCGTCGGAGACAATTGGATATCCAGCCGAACGTTTCTTTCCCGCATTTCTGCGTCCACACCAGCGATTACTTTTCGGACCAACTGATTCGGGTCCGTTGCGGATCTGTGCACCTCCACGGGCTGGATGTAGTTCAGGACCATTCGCAGGATCCCTTCCAGGCGGCCCACTTCCTTGACGATGATTTCCACCTTTCCCCGGTTGGGATCATCCTCCTTCATGCCGGATAGAAGGCGCCGCGCAAAACCTCCCGCGGATACGAGCGGATTGCGGAATTCGTGAGCCAGCCGGGCCGAGACTTCAGCGATGGTCTTGAGTCCTTCGGAGCGGACCAGTTGCTCCTGCAGACGCATTCTTCCGGTCACATCCATAATGATTCCATCCAGGCAGTATGTATTCCCATCGGCTGTTTGAGACGGAATGGCATGATCCATCACGTAGACAAGGTGACCGTTCTTGTGGACGACGCGGTATTCTGCGACAAATTCCTTGCCGTTTTCGAAACTGTTCTTCCAGAGATCCATGACCCGTGCGCGATCTTCGTCATAGAGGCTCTCTGTCCACAATTGTGGGTTGCCGAGGATCTTCGCAGGGCTATACCCCAAAACCTCCTCCACAAAATGATTCACAAAAAGGATTTCTTTTCCCGGTTTCATGCGATAGACCACCAGCGGAACATTCTCCACCAGGGTTCGATACTTTTCCTCGGACTCAATGAGTTCGTTGGTGCGTTCCTGGACCCGGACTTCAGCGCGTTTGTAGTCAGATATATCGCTCAATATTCCCACTGAACCAATGATCTGATTTCCTGCAGCCAGCCAGGGAAAAGAATGGTCTCGAACCCACTTCAGTTCGCCCATTTTGGTGAGGATCTGATAGTCGGCCCGGTATTCACCGATTTTACCTTCCGTGCGGTTCCTGACAATGAAATCGGGAGGTACGAGGCCTTTTTCCAGAAGCTCGATACGCTGTACCAGTTTCGAAAACCCAATGCTTTTGATTTCTTCAGGAGAATATCCGGTGAGCTTCCTGATGCTGGGACTGAGATAATCGTAAGTCATGGATTCATATTTCAAGCGGTAGATCACGTCTCCTGTGGTTTCAGCCATAAAGCGAAACCGTTCTTCGCTCTCCCGCAGCAATTCCTCGGTCTGCTTGCGGTGGATGATCGATGTGGCAAGCTTTGTAATCTTACATAGGATATCTTGATCACCTTGAGAGAATGTTCTTGACGATCGGTAGAAGACATAGAGAACGCCAAGGTTTTCTTCCTTCGTCCCAATGGGGGCGACCATTCCTGAGACAATGTGCTCGTGAGTTAGAATTTCTACTGTCGTCTTGTCGAATACGTCGTCCGGGGTGCAATCGCTAAAAACACGTGGCGAGGCGGGATCATGAAAGATTGTCTGGAGTCCCTTGCTGAATGGAAAACGCATTTGTTTGAAGGCGCTCGTTTTGAACCCATAACAGGATTGGATATAAAATTCGTCGCTGCCTTGATCTTTCAAAGCTATGCTCGAAGCGTCTGCAAGGAGCAATTCCCGGCACTTTTTTGCAATGCGCCTGAGGTTTTCATAAAGGTTCCCGCCGACTGTCATGGTTAGAGCCAGATCGTAAAGGCCTTGCAGGCATGCCAACTCATTTTTCATGTTCGGTGTGCCATGATCCTGTACGGGGATTTCCTTCTCCCGATCCGGGTGGTTCTGTTTGGATTTTCGATTGTCGAGAAGGTCTGCCATAAAAACATCCTTGGTTGTCTTCCCAAAAAGAGGAACACACAGCAATAGCAGATAAAAAGATAGGTCATGCTTGTAACCAGGGTTCAAAAGGGCTTCTCCGTGATTCACGCTCCAGGCGCAAGAACCGGTCATGAAAACGGAGCGGAAGGAGCGTGCCACGTTTCCCTTTTGGGGATCGGAGTAGGTTTTGGAACAAGAATAACAGAATCCGGCCGATTCGCAAAGATATTCCTGGATGGCGTCACGGCCGCTCGAAAGGGTTGCCTCCAAGAAGGGTTGCCTCGAGGGTTTGACTTGTCACAATTGGTTTTCTGGATAGGCTATAATTCGACATGGTCAGATTTCATCTGAACCACGGAGGCACGGAGAACACGGAGAAAGACCTTCAAATGAAATCTCCATGCCCTCCGTATCTCCGTGGTTGATCTGACAATGTCGCAATAGGTACGGCTCCACTATTCTCCATCGAGTTCGGGAAAGTCATCGACCCACAGACAGCCCTCTGTCCCGGCAGGGGATACATCAACCCTGTCTTCTCGTTTGGCTGTGTCTCCGATACCGAATCCTTTTTCAGGGATGTCGAAGATTTGTTTGGGATGTTTTTCCGAATCGTTCATGGATTGCTCCTCGTTTTGATTCCACCGTTCTCATGCTGCTTGGTGTGCTCGTTGAAGCGATGGATATCCTACACCTGAGGCCGTGGCAGAAGCTTGGCCCTTTCCATGATTTCCGGAATCTTTTCTTCCCATTCTATGGCCATGACATGAACGCCGGCAATGCCTGGGATTTCCTTGACTTCTTCGATCTGTTCGATGAGCAGTTTGATGCCCTCTTCGGCCTGTTGGTCTTTGGGAACACCTTTGATGCGCTGGATGAT
This region of Desulforhabdus amnigena genomic DNA includes:
- a CDS encoding PAS domain S-box protein: MADLLDNRKSKQNHPDREKEIPVQDHGTPNMKNELACLQGLYDLALTMTVGGNLYENLRRIAKKCRELLLADASSIALKDQGSDEFYIQSCYGFKTSAFKQMRFPFSKGLQTIFHDPASPRVFSDCTPDDVFDKTTVEILTHEHIVSGMVAPIGTKEENLGVLYVFYRSSRTFSQGDQDILCKITKLATSIIHRKQTEELLRESEERFRFMAETTGDVIYRLKYESMTYDYLSPSIRKLTGYSPEEIKSIGFSKLVQRIELLEKGLVPPDFIVRNRTEGKIGEYRADYQILTKMGELKWVRDHSFPWLAAGNQIIGSVGILSDISDYKRAEVRVQERTNELIESEEKYRTLVENVPLVVYRMKPGKEILFVNHFVEEVLGYSPAKILGNPQLWTESLYDEDRARVMDLWKNSFENGKEFVAEYRVVHKNGHLVYVMDHAIPSQTADGNTYCLDGIIMDVTGRMRLQEQLVRSEGLKTIAEVSARLAHEFRNPLVSAGGFARRLLSGMKEDDPNRGKVEIIVKEVGRLEGILRMVLNYIQPVEVHRSATDPNQLVRKVIAGVDAEMRERNVRLDIQLSPTIPDISIDRPQMERVLETLIKNALNQMPQNAALSLSTNWNKESFFLKMHYPVEHLSKDDVEHFFYPFTTFKTGYHTADLPFSKILVSKHGGEIDVSIDKSGCLLLTISLPF
- a CDS encoding undecaprenyl-diphosphate phosphatase, whose translation is MTMTQAVLLGAVEGLTEYLPVSSTGHLLVAERLMGLEKESTSPTLDDKRSKTAADAYTICIQAGAILAVVWLYFGRIKQIGRGILGQDREGLVMMINVVAAFLPAAIVGLLFNNAIKTHLFGIWPVISAWFLGGLAILVVVHFNGGSGKSMRAGRTLDQLRIKMALIIGFVQCIAMWPGVSRSLVTIVGGILVGLSLPAAVEFSFLLGLLTLGAATGYDFLKHGQLMLQTFDGLSLLIGLLSAFLFAVFSIKWMVGYLSRHSLAIFGYYRVLAAIAGAALLLT